The genomic window gttaaagaatttaatattcatttcaaaatttttaaatcatgGCGTATacgaaaaaatatatatttatattatatagatgaTGTGAtgaatttatatgttttacgAGGCAAACGCCTTATGCGCAAGGCGAATTCAGAGACCATTTGCGTCTAATATCGCCTCTTGCTATATCAAAGACAATTCAGAGACCATTCAGAGATCCATTGCGCTTGTCTACTATATCAAATCATTGTATAGTGACTTCTTGTCACTGTTTCTATGCATAACATTCATTACTTTGAGTGAATATTAAATGGTGATAATGACGAGCTCCATGTGAATCCCGACATGGTTGGAACAAAAGATGGTggatgagaagagagattgacTTAAGGAAGAGTTGCATGATGTCCACGTCAACATCGAGCCTATAAAGAGGATAAAGAACACAACCACAATAATACTACAAAATGTGAGtcttttttttcagaaacTGTAGGACAATGCTACTTAGGACAATCTATTATGCATATGAAAGCTGGAACATTTTCAAGACTGTCATATTTTCTACCGTGAGTGGAGCAGTTGGCATGATAATGTCAATTCCACCAGTTATCTACAAATTCTTACATAAGCTGGAGCGGTACATGAGGAAAAATATAAGAGGAAAAGGATGCCCCGACGAGCGGATTCCACGAGTGTATGTTGAGTTATCAACAGTGGCAGATGCACAATATTGGCAAGGGAGAGGGTGAGATGACCCccataaatctttgaatttttgtttataatcttATGTTCCATTTGATTATTGTGGTAAATTGGTTGCTTTCTCATAAATTGACCTCATGTCTAGTGCTCAAATCTATTCTTTGCACCTATGGAAACCatattatattgtttcaatcatttcttttgcattatatttttagaaaatattattgaactatgacaaaatatgttaaaatggAATGATAAATATACTGTATATTATGAATAAAGAACAATAATGATTatctcttattttctttatttttaaagacaatgaattttaattttttaaggatttttttttttgaaattaaatattatatttaaatattttattaattattaaaataaaatatgatccctataacaattttttgtagCTCAGCCACTGGTTATTAAGCTTCTTTAGTGAAACACCTAATGACTGAAGATGATTCGTCCTTCTCGAAGAAAAAGGGGAAGTATCAAGATGCTAGAGATCTTGGCGTTTTTCTTGGGTTCGGATCGGCACTCGCTGATCCACACCCATGAGTAGCTCAAAGATTGACGGCGATTTATCCTCAAGTAAACAGAAAAACGATGAAGATCGGAGACCTTTCTCTTCCTGTGATTATCTCCGTGAAGACTACTcctataaacatatatattgacTCTTTCAAATTTTGGTGGGTATGCTGTGTTCGTCATAGCTATGACTatcctattttgtttttcatgttttttgaCATCATTTAGTTAAACGAGACCCTAAAATTTATTTGGATGATGCTTGGAAAAAGCTATAAGAACCATCTTCCTCGATGAGCCACAAAATTTTAACTGCAATGAGCTTATCAGCGTATGTTCTTGTATCTACAATTgcttattcttctttcttcctgaatgtttaattttcttgacTCTTCTTGCATCATCCAGGCTGTTCAGAAAGCATGGTGTTCATGAAAGTCATCAGGAGAAGCTCTTTACAAACTGATCTTGGAGGAGTGTGAGATATATATCTCTGCAGCCATACGATCTTTATAGAATCGCAATGTCATGATGATCCCTCTGTTTTCCTGCCATTCATGGAGAATTGTTGGCGCAAGTTGCAGTTTCTCTGTGACATTGGTGGCCAAGGTCAGACAGTTGGTAAAATCATTGTGGGACTTGGGTGAGGAGCTTTTCCCCAAGAATCTCTGACAAAGATTTGCTACGATTTTCCCAAGCAATCTATTAGGTAAGGAGCTTTTCCCCAAGCATCTCTGAAGAAATCTATTGACAAGATTTGCCTCTCTTGTTTCCTAGAAGACGCTTTGTTGGAGAAAACGGCCAAACAATGTTTTAAGGATCTTGATTTGCCTAGGGAGGAATAGAAACAGAGTCTCTTGACCTTGAGCATATTGAAAAGATTCGATTCGGCTAGGGCGTTTATATTATGTCTGACCTTTTCTTATGATTGTTAGAAACGACTTAATTATGTACTCTACATGGAAGTTCTAGTTgctatattaaaaaaaaaattgcagaaaTTCTAAGGCGATGTGTGTTTGTATGTTGACGTAGCAAAAATATGCAAGACGTAGTAGATGTTTTATACACTAGCATAACCTATTTGTATGTAACATCTTGTATGGTTATAGATTTGAACATGGTTCAATTCATATGAAACAGTTGGTCTTAAGATTGTGGTACATATGTTGAGCCTTGTTCTTTGGAAGGAAGCCTTGTAGCTATGGTCCGTAGTTCGTCCACGATCTCAGTGAAGCTTGGCCTCTCTGATGGTTCTGCAGACCAGCATCTCTCCATCAGCAATTTCCAGTCCATGTCACAGAAGTCGGGAATTTGTGGCGGTAGCGTATTACTAACTATACCACCTGATTTCACTTTTTGGTTAGAATCGAAAACAAAGGATACACGCCTGCACACAAGAATTATGGATCAAGGGTTTCACCTATATGATCGCTCCATAGTGCAAGTCGGCGTAAGGTTCTTCACCGGTGAAAAGTTCCCTGTAGCATCCAGAATTCCAGATAAAGGTATCAGATAGAGGGGATAATAACATAATAGAGACAAATAACCAAGctgattatgatttttatactAATCACCATCTTTACAGAATTTCTCAAATTCCatctttgattctctttttaCCTATATTCAACtttataaattagaaaaatattacagCATAACAGatggattttaaaattgaattatttattcataaacaACTTAAAAATGTTCATAACAAAGCTATatcgttttttaatttcttgagTTCCCCAACTTCTTTTGGTGTGTTAGTTTAGTAAACTACGTAAATACCATTTTTACTTTATTCTATGTTTTTACTGTGATTATAAATGTTATACATATTgtttaaatctatatatatacatataaaaagtACGACAAACAAAAgtacattatatataacatatttatttaaataaatttttgaagtCTGAACATATTAActtaaactagattttaacccgcggtataccgcgggacgatttatttttaaaaataatatatattaaaacttgcaaattttatttttacaaaatatttatattttacagtttataattgttattaagtaacgctataccacgaattCCTGAGACAATTGTTAAGAAACTGAAGTTTTGACCCCTATTAAAaaagcatattaataatattttaaaattttataaatattgattcaaatacatccaccatataacccaattccaaaataaaacacgttatgtaatttttttacccgtccagtgatttttttttaaagtagtaatttttaaaatttaagaattattttttatatataaaagttttgcaaattgtatcattctctaatacatttatattttatagtttaattttatatatagtaacattatacataccacataacatttttggttttatataattttttctaaattaggatgatttgatatgtttaatattagtggtcttaaaaaataataaattaaagatttaacccatattgaaacggtggattaattatattttacttttttattaatgttgattcaaaaccctgtccctccaaatccgtcttgccaaaaagtcatttattttattaatattaattttattaatgatatgactctgaattataatctaaacattttaactaataacataggagtgcaccatatttacttaataggggaatgtaccatatgacccgaatgcatttttatccaaatccaccaaaaaagtcttgcaaaaatactatagagataagaaacgatagtcggttttgatagatataagattagcaaatatattagttagcttaaattagttaaagaatacaaattaaaaaagtatattacaatttattcaaatatagtatcaaaacttatataacacagagatttgataaatttttaattgttgaatacttttttttgtgctaatttttatgtgattaagatttaattgatttcatatataaaatattaaattgacttatttgtttataatttgataacagatagatatttgaatattcagtatattttgcttcagtttaggaaatctttgatgacccgtctttagatccaataagctCTATAATCTAGAGATTAAtctgcagtataccgcaggtaggcttatattttagttaaactaaaaacttttattgtaaagatgatttaaaaatatatgatattattttatttgattttaaatgtatagtaaactgtgagttgtatatgttttgttgatattatctatattgtttagtgtttaagattatacacttgtagtttgattgttaatttaagagttttacATGTAGTACACCATcttatattaatatcgatctaaacccgtcaattctataattttccagcttgtattaaaaattgaatcacatctaatatgttattaactattgtagtatataaaattataaattttcaatataatatgtatgaaattaaatataaatattttaaatttatgtcccgttactcagtagaaagttttcttaaatctatttttcacccgttataatattatttcatgtattgaacagtttatattcgtttttaaaaattcaaattatggcatatgcaaaaaaactctaattatttttttataatgatgatattatttttccgtAAAAATAGAATCCTATAAAcatgagaagtgaactataataattaataaaaaattaatatgataatttagataccaaatataatttgttgattttaattggttacttttttggaaattaataatgtatttcgtttttttaattaaattaaattaattaaaatttagatatcaaatcttatatgttgattttaattggctattatttttggaaattaataatgtatttcgttttttaattaatttcattaattaaattagtatttgactttttaatccttaaagagataaattaatttactctttaaaattttatttctaatggcatacctatataattacttacaaaaattaaggttacatttaaaatgtacttcccaaataatatagtaggatattttctactttttctttatttttagtttctcGTCGTGCGAATTGTCACGCACTAAAGCACATTACATTGTTACTACCTGAACTGAAATTATCGGACTCAGGTGGGACTTGTCATTAGTTTATCGTTTAAGCCCAAAATAGTGCATTCTCTTTATATTTAGTCTCTATTGTTCAAAGCCTAccaataatttaaaagtaaagTATTTTTAGTCCAACAATATTTGCATCAAGTACTTTTattccaacaaaaacaatctccCATTTCGCTCGCCGCTACTACATGAATCGCTTTTTATTTTCGTCTAGTTTCACTTCTGTTCAAAAGGTTAATCTATTTGAGAATCTCAAGATATCTACGCTTATTTTCAACTCCTATTCCTCAAATTAGTCATTCTCAAAGATATCTCATGATTATTGTCTGAATGAATAATTGTAGGAGTTAAATCTTGatagaattaaaaaactattaaaaaaatccagaattttgtaatttgtgGGATTAATATAAAGTATATTGAacatctaaataaaaaaaatatatgaggatttgttttggaaaagtttccaaaaataaaatggaaagCCAAATAAATTACCATTTAATGAAGCAAAAATGTCTGccaagattttttgtttagtttagatGGCGTGAgatgagaattttttttttgataaagaaaaatgtttcgGGTAACGTGAGATGAGAATTGATATCTGATTTCCCTTATTTGTTCTATACTTTTGCGACTTTTTAACTTGGAAACGGCCGTGTTGCACGATTGGGTGAAATTCCTGTCTCTTAGGGTTTCGTTTGTATCTCCATGAAGACTACTCCTGGTTTGAGGATTTTCAAGCCCATCATCCCTCACACACGTACGTATCATCTCTtccaaactttttattttgtattcgTAGCTATCtgtcctaatttttttttttttttttgacgtCATTTAGCTAAACCGGACTCTAGAATTTATGTGGAAGATGCTTGGACAATGCTAAAGCCAGCCATAAGAGCCATCTTCCTCGACGAGCCACAAGATTTTGCATGCAGTGGGCTTTTCAATGTATCTACACTtacttattcttctttctttctcaatgtTTTTCTTGCATCTTTCTCAACGTTTTTCTTGATTGGTCTTAGGCTGTTAATAAATCATGGTGTGAAAAGTCTTCAGGAGAAGCCCTTTACAAGCTGATCTTGGAGGAGTGTGAGATATACATCTCTGCAGCCATACAGTCTTTAGAATCGCAATGCGATACGGATCCCTCTCTTTTCCTCTCACTCTTGGAGAAGTGTTGGCTAGACTTTCGCCGCAAGTTACAGTTTCTCTGTAGCATTGCCGGTGGTGAAGGTCAGACCGTCGGTCCACACTCAGTGTGGGACTTGGGTAGTGAGCTTTCTCCCAAGCATCTCTTCTCAGCCCAGAAAGTTCGTGACAAGCTTCTTTCCATCATTCTACAACTCATTAGAGATCAAAGGTAAATTTCTGTTACATTAGGCTGgataaatataatgttttgtataCAATAGGTGTTGATAGATTTGGATTTACTGATAACTCTTTCGCCTTTTCATTGTTACCACCAGATCATTCATGTCTGTTGACATGACTCAGCTAAAGAATACCACCAGACCAGTCATGTCTGTTCACATGACTCAGCTAAACAATCTTAGGGGTTTGTTTTATGGACAGTCTCTCTACAAGTCGCCCTTCTTCAAGAAACCCTTTATCGACTGCGCTGTTGAGTTTTACTCAGCAGAAGCAATGCAGTTCAAGGAGCAGTCAGACATTCCACTGTATTTGAAACGTGTCGAGTATGTGGcgtgaggagaagaaaaattgCAGACACGGACTCTACTTCTTTAAAGAGTTTGAGGAATCGTTGATGGAAGCTGTTGAGAGAATACTTCTCAAGGATCATGTTTCTGTCATTCTTGAAAAGGTAGCTCTCTTTTCCCTTTGatatctttgatttcttgtGAACAATAGCTTTCTAAGCACTTGTGTGTTTGTAGGGTTTTGTCAAGTTTATGGATGAGAGAAGCCATGATGACCTTAGTAGGATGTACTATATGTTCTCTGAGGCTGACTTACTTGGGCATTTGAACGACGCTTTGAACTCTTACATCCGGCAAACCGGGCAGAAGATCTTAAAGGAAGACTCATTATCTTTGGAGGAGTTGAAGAACTCTGTTGACAAGATTTGCCTTACTTGTTTCTCAGAAGATGCTTCGTTGGAGAAGACAGCCAAACAATGTTTTAAGGATCTTGGTTTGGCTTgggaggaaacaaaaacagagtctcTTGACCTTGACAATGATTGGAAAGATTCCACAATTTGGCTAGGgtgattatattattatgtctGACCTCTTGTTATGATTGTTATAAAAGACTTCATCGTGTACTCGTCATGGAAGTTGTGGTTgctataaaacaaataaaattgcGGAGATTCTGAGGCGATGTGTGTTTATATGTTGACGCAGCGAAAAAAATGCAAGAAGTAGTAGATGATTTATAGACTAGCATTACCTATTTGCATGTAACATCTTGTATGGTTATAGATTTGAACATGGTTCAATTCATATGAAACAGTTAGTCTTAAGATTGTGGTCCCTGTGTTGAGCCTTGTTCTTTGGAAGGAAGCTTTGTAGCCATGGTCCGTAGTTCGTTCACGATCTCAGTGAAGCTTGGCCTCTCTGATGGTTCTGCAGACCAACATCTCTCCATCAGCAATTTCCAGTCCATGTCACAAAAGTCGGGAATCTGCGGCCGTAGCGTATTACTAACTATACCACctgatttcaatttttggttAGAATAGAAAATAAAGCATACAAGCCCGCACACAAGAATTATGGATCAAGGGTTTCACCTATGATCGCTCCATAGTGCAAGTCGGCGTAAGGTTCTTCACCGGTGAAAAGTTCCCAGAGGACAATTCCGAATGAAAACACATCGACCTGTAGCATCCAGATTAAGGTATCAGATAGAGGGGATAATAACATAATAGAGACAAATAACCAAGCTGATAAGAGCAGCTTAGTTTAGAAACCTTCTCAGAAACAAGGCTACTGGTTCCATTTAGAAGCTCGGGTGCCATCCATGGAAGTGTTCCCCGAACACCACCTGATATTAATGTCTGACATTTCACCTTTGAGAGACCCAAATCCCCAACctgaaataatcaaaaatgtCTATTAAGAACTTTAAATGAGAGGTAAACAAATTTGCATTACAATTTCATAATGTACAATTCCTCCTCTAACACCAAAGAGCACCACTCTATTCAAAACTAATGCTAAACCTTATGTATGTCCATATTTCTCTACAGAAAAAATCTAGACATTTATCTCAAAATGCTTACAATCCTCAATACCATGACTTGATTCTCTACCGTTGTCCCTTATGATCATGAATCCCACATTCCCATGTTAGAGTTGGATGCAGAcagataaaaataaacaaaaactattactTAGGAAAAACagacagaaaaataaaactcaagaGTAAGTTGACCTTGCAAATTGGGCGATGAGGATCCCTGAGATTGACGAGCAGGTTGTCACTTTTAAGATCAAAGTGTACTATCTTCTTTCCATGCAAATACTCCATCCCAAAAGCAATGTCCATAGCGATCAGTTGACGCTTGCACCTATCAAAATTCCTGTAAAATAAACCATAACAATCAAATGGCGTTATTCTAAGCATGAATCTGAAGTGTCAACGTAGCACTGAGGAATGTATAAAAAATACGATACCTAACATTCTTCTGCAACGCATTTCGTAAAGAACCATTGACCATATACTCTGTAACTGTTGCCACAGAACCTCCAGGTGAATCCAGCACAACCCCATAAAAAGCAACGACGTTAGGATGGTGCAAGCCAGCTAGGTTCTGTGCCTCATTCCAAAAGTCATCGATCTGATAATTTTTGCATATAAGATAGATGTCATTATGAACTATTCAACAtatgtctaaatatttttttaggtTATGCATCATCAGCTGTACAGAGACAAACCATTCGTTCTTGCTCAGATGGTTTGCCAGCAAAACATCGATCATTGATCCTTTTGATTGCAACATCAGTGCCTCGCCATTTCCCATGATAAACTGTGCCAAATGTGCCAGATCCTAGTTCTCGCAATTCCTCAAGGTCGCTGTCCTTTATAATCTAATACGCAAAACATATGATTATACTCATAAGATAATGATCATAAGtgaatcaagaacaagatgtCAAACCTGCAACTGATCCAGCGAATCAGAACCAGAATATCCGAAATTCAGTCTTTCTAGAAGTTGGTTCCTGATATCCTgagaaacaataacaataattcTGAGGCAATATGAAATCTAAAGAAATAATGACAAGAATAGTGAACAGTATGCTAAGGACCTTGAAGTGTGTAGACTGCTGTTTCATTTCATCATTACGTGAAACTTCTCCTTTCGAATTAAAAGCATACTCATCCACCTTAATTGGAGGTTCATGATATGAAGGTGTGCTTGACTGTAACACAGAAGCGGCGACTCCTTCAGCAACATTCTGAAGTTCTTGTTTGATGTGCTCCTCCTCGGAGCCTTTCAGAGAGAACCAAAGACCAATCAACAGATCATTCTCAAGGATAACTACCAAAAAAAGTAGTAATGGAGTCATGTATAACATGTAAGTCAATCTCACCTTTCGAAGAATTAAGTAGATCAGGTTTGACATCCTCGTTTGAGTTAGTTTGCAAATTCCATGGGTCCTGGTTACTAAAaagtgattttgatgattctttgtGGTCTGCACCACCAACACTAGATGACAAGGATGATGGTAAATTAGCAGCATCAGGATTTGATGATAAGGATGATGGTAAGTTTGCAGCATCAAATGTAGATTCAACAACGTCATAAGCGGGATTGCTGGACTGCGCTTCCGCTGAATCGAACTGCTGACCTCCAACCAATGATTGTAGATACAAACCAGGATTGCCTAATAAGGGAGACTGTGTTGGCACACATGATTCCTTAGGCTGAGATTCATGGCCTGGAAGAACTACTCTTGTTAGCCTCTTAGCTGAATCAGTGTGATCTATGTTTGGACTTACTGGAGACTGACCAGAGGTGTCATGTAAGAACATATTCTTCCTTGCCATTTGTTGAGAACTGGTACCCATAATATCTTCTTTCCCAATTTTGTCAACTGGTGAGATGAAATTCTGACAATTGCTATATATTTCAGGAGCATGTATGTTAACATTATCCACCAATCCACTTAGTTCTCGGCATTGTGCATATGCTACTGAAGGGTCTACGGGATGTTGCTGCTGCCTAGTTACTTGAACTTTTATCGGAACATCTCTTACTATCTCATTGACAAAAGGTTCAGTAGTCTCGACCTGAGCAGTGGCAAGATTGGCGTTATGTAAAGTATCTCTTTCTTGATGATTTGAATGATTGAGGAAGCTTTGTTGACCCGTAAACTTATCCGTTTGTTGGATTCTCATGATATCATCTGGACGAGAAGCATAGAAAGCTGAGCTCACATATGGCACATACATTGTAGAACCATCATTTCCCTCCCGCATAATCGGATCAGAATGCATATGAGGAAAAGATGTCTGGCACATATGACAATCATTTACCCTTTGAAAACTTTCAGCCATAGTTACTTGTTGATAGAAACTTCCATCGGGGAGAACAACATGGTTAGATGGTGGAACTTGAGACCCGCCATAACCATCAAATGGTATACCAGGAGAAATCGTACCTTGATATGCAGTGTTTCTTGGCTCTGTAGGAAGCGGTACTAACTTTTGAGCAGCATGATAGTTCCCCAACAGATTTTCTTGGGTTTGCATTACCGGGTTAATCAAAACTGGTGTGGAACTAATCTGAGAATTCAAGGGAGCCATTGACATGTGAGCAGCAGGAAGGAACTGGTGGGATGAGACACTTAAAGGACTATCTTGAAAAGGTTGTTGGGAGAACAAAGAAGTACTACTTGGCAAAAGCTGGATAGGTGAATGAACAATATCTGGTTGTCTTAAAGCTTCTTGGCGAGATTCAACATAGGCCGGTGGATGATGTTCAGATGGTGTAGTATACCcctgttgttgctgctgcatCTTACCAACTATTGGTTTCTCTGAAACAGTCTCAAGCTGAAAAGAATGAGGCGGATCGGCGTGGACAGTCATTGGCACAACATAAGCAGAAGAGCGTGGATCAGGAGGAACAAGTCTTGATACATTACTATGATAAGTCTGAGGTGAAAAATTACTCGAGGTCCAAGTAGTTGCGACAAAATCACTCTGACCAACGCCCAAGCTATCAACAACATCCACGCCACTAAAATCAGAATTCGGATTAGAACTACCACTAGCTACACTTTCCTTACTCACAACAACACCATTCACAGCCTCTACATATCTCTGCCCAATATCAACTCCATCACCATACTCCAATATTCCGAAAGAATCATCCACCTCAGACGAAGAagcatcaaacaaaaaaactctcaaCTTCCCTGACCCATCAGAAGATCTCTCTACCAACTTCTCAAACTCCTCCATCATATTATCAATATCTTCACTAGATGaaacagaaaccaaagcaTCAAGATCCTCATCAGGAAGCTGATACTTAACAACAACAGGGTGACCATAAACCTGAATCATCTTTTGctcaaattcatcaaatcTCACATTCTTTTTAACACTAACGATCCTTGTTTGACCACCAACGTAACGTAACATGCCATCACTTGGTCTAGGGATTATCTTTCCATTGTAGCTACATAAAAACTTCACCTTTTCCAattcttcatcatccataTCACTTCTTTTATTGCCTAAATTTGGATTGTTTC from Arabidopsis thaliana chromosome 3, partial sequence includes these protein-coding regions:
- a CDS encoding Cullin family protein (Cullin family protein; FUNCTIONS IN: ubiquitin protein ligase binding; INVOLVED IN: ubiquitin-dependent protein catabolic process; LOCATED IN: cullin-RING ubiquitin ligase complex; CONTAINS InterPro DOMAIN/s: Cullin, N-terminal (InterPro:IPR001373), Cullin repeat-like-containing domain (InterPro:IPR016159); BEST Arabidopsis thaliana protein match is: cullin4 (TAIR:AT5G46210.1); Has 524 Blast hits to 524 proteins in 117 species: Archae - 0; Bacteria - 0; Metazoa - 312; Fungi - 63; Plants - 121; Viruses - 0; Other Eukaryotes - 28 (source: NCBI BLink).), producing MKTTPGLRIFKPIIPHTPKPDSRIYVEDAWTMLKPAIRAIFLDEPQDFACSGLFNAVNKSWCEKSSGEALYKLILEECEIYISAAIQSLESQCDTDPSLFLSLLEKCWLDFRRKLQFLCSIAGGEGQTVGPHSVWDLGSELSPKHLFSAQKVRDKLLSIILQLIRDQRSFMSVDMTQLKNTTRPVMSVHMTQLNNLRGLFYGQSLYKSPFFKKPFIDCAVEFYSAEAMQFKEQSDIPLYLKRVEYVA
- a CDS encoding kinase superfamily with octicosapeptide/Phox/Bem1p domain-containing protein (Protein kinase superfamily protein with octicosapeptide/Phox/Bem1p domain; FUNCTIONS IN: protein serine/threonine/tyrosine kinase activity, protein kinase activity; INVOLVED IN: protein amino acid phosphorylation; LOCATED IN: chloroplast; EXPRESSED IN: 21 plant structures; EXPRESSED DURING: 10 growth stages; CONTAINS InterPro DOMAIN/s: Octicosapeptide/Phox/Bem1p (InterPro:IPR000270), Protein kinase, ATP binding site (InterPro:IPR017441), Protein kinase, catalytic domain (InterPro:IPR000719), Serine-threonine/tyrosine-protein kinase (InterPro:IPR001245), Protein kinase-like domain (InterPro:IPR011009), Serine/threonine-protein kinase, active site (InterPro:IPR008271); BEST Arabidopsis thaliana protein match is: Protein kinase superfamily protein with octicosapeptide/Phox/Bem1p domain (TAIR:AT1G79570.1); Has 114688 Blast hits to 113328 proteins in 4810 species: Archae - 114; Bacteria - 11620; Metazoa - 44899; Fungi - 9603; Plants - 31346; Viruses - 418; Other Eukaryotes - 16688 (source: NCBI BLink).), with product MDDEELEKVKFLCSYNGKIIPRPSDGMLRYVGGQTRIVSVKKNVRFDEFEQKMIQVYGHPVVVKYQLPDEDLDALVSVSSSEDIDNMMEEFEKLVERSSDGSGKLRVFLFDASSSEVDDSFGILEYGDGVDIGQRYVEAVNGVVVSKESVASGSSNPNSDFSGVDVVDSLGVGQSDFVATTWTSSNFSPQTYHSNVSRLVPPDPRSSAYVVPMTVHADPPHSFQLETVSEKPIVGKMQQQQQGYTTPSEHHPPAYVESRQEALRQPDIVHSPIQLLPSSTSLFSQQPFQDSPLSVSSHQFLPAAHMSMAPLNSQISSTPVLINPVMQTQENLLGNYHAAQKLVPLPTEPRNTAYQGTISPGIPFDGYGGSQVPPSNHVVLPDGSFYQQVTMAESFQRVNDCHMCQTSFPHMHSDPIMREGNDGSTMYVPYVSSAFYASRPDDIMRIQQTDKFTGQQSFLNHSNHQERDTLHNANLATAQVETTEPFVNEIVRDVPIKVQVTRQQQHPVDPSVAYAQCRELSGLVDNVNIHAPEIYSNCQNFISPVDKIGKEDIMGTSSQQMARKNMFLHDTSGQSPVSPNIDHTDSAKRLTRVVLPGHESQPKESCVPTQSPLLGNPGLYLQSLVGGQQFDSAEAQSSNPAYDVVESTFDAANLPSSLSSNPDAANLPSSLSSSVGGADHKESSKSLFSNQDPWNLQTNSNEDVKPDLLNSSKGSEEEHIKQELQNVAEGVAASVLQSSTPSYHEPPIKVDEYAFNSKGEVSRNDEMKQQSTHFKDIRNQLLERLNFGYSGSDSLDQLQIIKDSDLEELRELGSGTFGTVYHGKWRGTDVAIKRINDRCFAGKPSEQERMIDDFWNEAQNLAGLHHPNVVAFYGVVLDSPGGSVATVTEYMVNGSLRNALQKNVRNFDRCKRQLIAMDIAFGMEYLHGKKIVHFDLKSDNLLVNLRDPHRPICKVGDLGLSKVKCQTLISGGVRGTLPWMAPELLNGTSSLVSEKVDVFSFGIVLWELFTGEEPYADLHYGAIIGGIVSNTLRPQIPDFCDMDWKLLMERCWSAEPSERPSFTEIVNELRTMATKLPSKEQGSTQGPQS